TATCGATGAGATTCGTCCCTTTGATGGAGATATGGAGCTTCATCCCGATTACTTCATCGTTAGAAGCCCGATTAAATTGTTCTACGGGATGCCAAAATATCGCATTAGTAAGATTAGTTATGATGGCTACTATTTGGAAGATTGCCTAATCGATTCGCTTGAATCGGGAGATTATTTCTTGAAGGCTTGGCACTTTTACGATAATAATATGCGCAATAGTGGCACGGTAATCAAATACTACGATCCCGTATCCTACCAAAAGATAGAAAACATTCTTGATCTGCGGGGTCGCAGAGTGGAAGAATACCATTACAGCTCTACCGATTCATTAGATTGGCAAGCCACAGGGCGCATTTTCTACGAGTATGAAACCCAGCCTTTCTCCGAAAGTAGAGAATACGAGAAGTACGCTCAGTATATGCCGGGCTATATTCTCGATCTATTGGATAGTATCGGAGCCATCTATGTGAATAATAACTATCCCATCAGCACCATGACCTTTCAGTTTACCGATTCTTACGGAATGTGGATGGAGCCTTGTGAGTCCAGCGTCTCTTATGAACAGATTCCTGAAGAAGAATATGTCTGCATTTCCATTCCCCAATATATGTTAGATACTCAATTTTGTTTCAACGCAGAAGGACTTCTAACGCAACTAAACCAAATTGAAGATTTACCCACATACACCTTTTATTACGATCTATCAAACCCTTTATCGCTTCCTCATACTCCC
This window of the Candidatus Cloacimonadota bacterium genome carries:
- a CDS encoding T9SS type A sorting domain-containing protein yields the protein MRAKSTLTLLIIVLLALICSNGWAQEYPEIFFLRGYHFFASGGPDWSDYESSTFYSQDNNPLCIDSLHYVHIFEDASPEFNVHIDEIRPFDGDMELHPDYFIVRSPIKLFYGMPKYRISKISYDGYYLEDCLIDSLESGDYFLKAWHFYDNNMRNSGTVIKYYDPVSYQKIENILDLRGRRVEEYHYSSTDSLDWQATGRIFYEYETQPFSESREYEKYAQYMPGYILDLLDSIGAIYVNNNYPISTMTFQFTDSYGMWMEPCESSVSYEQIPEEEYVCISIPQYMLDTQFCFNAEGLLTQLNQIEDLPTYTFYYDLSNPLSLPHTPQIPSIHVNIGPNPVKQTATLRYSLAKASPLSISTYNIKGQLLKRECHNNFAQSGEVIWNPTDAKGKTLSNGIYLIRVEGEGFGITKRLIVSK